TTGTGTTGGGCACATCGTCCATCCTTCATGGCTATAGATACCACCATCAAAATAAAATTCCGGCCTATGTATTTTTCGGCGGACTGATGCTGTTGTGTGCCTCTTCCATCATCAATATAGTATTTGACGTACATGATAACCCTGAACATTTGCTGAGTGGTATTGGCGGCATTGCATGTGGATTCGGGCAGTTTTATAATTTAAAATTGTGCCGTTAATCAATCATCCGATTGATCTGCCTCGTCTTCATTTACAAACAAATCAAATAATTCCTTCAGCTGATGTGCCTTGTCTGTATTGCCGTTCTGGTCGTAGCAGGAAAGCTGGTTATAGATAAGTGTCTTGATGATTTCCAGATTGTTACATGGCGAGAAAAATTTAGAATGCGTTTTCACTTTCATCTGCTCCAGGTAATGTGTAATCTCGCTTCTGGAAAAAGCAATGCCTTTATTCAGCGGATTGATGTAAAACATCACACTTTTTTCCTGGTTGTTGCAGTCTAATTCATCCTTATTAAGATGCTTTCGGGTATAGGCCATAATAAAGTGATAGGGCAGATTGACACCATACACCGGCAGGTCATTTTTCTGTGCCAGTATAATGTACAAGATACCCAGACTGAGCGAATTA
The genomic region above belongs to Sphingobacteriales bacterium and contains:
- a CDS encoding MerC domain-containing protein; amino-acid sequence: MKVHKIKHKHKHYSEQIAVFLSLLCAVHCILTPILVVLLPVAGSLFQQYHWVEYIIISSVFVLGTSSILHGYRYHHQNKIPAYVFFGGLMLLCASSIINIVFDVHDNPEHLLSGIGGIACGFGQFYNLKLCR